A part of Gouania willdenowi unplaced genomic scaffold, fGouWil2.1 scaffold_68_arrow_ctg1, whole genome shotgun sequence genomic DNA contains:
- the LOC114460792 gene encoding transcription factor 7-like, whose protein sequence is MLWIGGGLDCKSFHPWGSEEGLQEATNPPHPSLSPDVQQQNSTDTLDDVLCVIEEMWAREKQEDEYRAQQNGGQYGGQQNPCLVAFNDGGHRAQTIEEHTNLITSLKQDYWPSPNLGPLTFPPTPSVAKYVNNLYPPANTSPATTYHETPVYAAGWTTAPTFGGQKTKKIQKEKEAEGLVIKNAFTLFIKEKRENVEKELGVITSTEVNKLLAERWNLLAPDQREKYIAEATVDAILYAMKNPSRSHKINYRNKRKQSRAKGVHAKKTK, encoded by the exons ATGTTGTGGATTGGAGGGGGACTAGACTGTAAGAGTTTCCATCCTTGGGGTTCTGAGGAGGGCCTCCAGGAGGCCACCAACCCCCCACATCCATCTCTTTCTCCTGATGTTCAACAGCAGAATTCAACTGAT ACTCTGGacgatgttttgtgtgtgattgaGGAGATGTGGGCCCGGGAAAAGCAGGAGGACGAGTACAGAGCCCAACAAAATGGAGGCCAGTATGGGGGCCAACAGAATCCTTGCCTTGTAGCGTTCAATGATGGCGGGCACAGAGCCCAAACCATCGAGGAACACACAAACCTAATCACCTCGCTGAAACAAGATTACTGGCCCTCACCAAATCTTGGCCCCTTAACCTTCCCCCCTACCCCCAGTGTGGCAAAATATGTTAACAACCTTTACCCCCCGGCTAATACTTCACCTGCTACGACA TATCATGAAACTCCAGTGTACGCTGCAGGGTGGACTACAGCTCCCACTTTTGGAGGACA AAAGACAAAGAAGATtcagaaggagaaggaggcagAGGGGCTGGTCATCAAAAACGCCTTCACGCTCTTCATTAAAGAGAAAAGGGAGAATGTGGAAAAGGAGCTGGGCGTGATTACGAGCACTGAGGTGAACAAACTTCTTGCTGAACGG TGGAATTTGTTGGCACCAGatcaaagagaaaaatatattgctGAAGCGACAGTGGATGCTATCCTCTACGCCATGAAGAACCCCAGCCGCAGTCACAAAATCAACTAT agAAACAAGAGGAAACAAAGTCGGGCCAAAGGTGTTCAtgctaaaaaaactaaataa